A region of Fimbriimonadaceae bacterium DNA encodes the following proteins:
- the recJ gene encoding Single-stranded-DNA-specific exonuclease RecJ — MMSLAQPTTARWLIGDPDPALVAAVRQTTGMGELAAIALVQKGLVEPEAIYDFLHPSLDDLHPPQLLPDYEKARDEILGAKERGDRIYVHGDYDVDGLTSATLLTRFLRKIGCDVEVHVPHRMKEGYGIHEDSVYDAHRCGAKLFLTCDCGSNSHDQIALAHQLGMRVVVTDHHELSRGIPEAEAVVNPHRIDNTYPFPHLSGVGVAFKLAGGLAEELGYQLAHFYRAYLDLVVLGTVADVMPLVGENRIIARYGLEQLRQTKKVGLKALMQVANVTPDRPIRAGHIGFQLAPRLNAIGRIDDAAVALRLLMADDPEEAWNLAVEVDQANTRRRSEQERILEEALLQAQELGVDNRFVIVVGAEGWHPGIVGIVAGKLTEKLHRPAFVAGIDGETGMARGSARSIAGFHLADAIEAHRPLFTSGGGHELAAGFSCPADGIEALRNSLDLHARGLLRPEDLVPTMRADAEIDADRIDFASIAELSKLEPFGLGNAQPKFVSRNFVLSKVSVIKDVHLFLDFLTPGGKCLRWKSWSGAEAAEGYRTGARFDALYSLGIDSFQGIDSIGFEVCDLREVA; from the coding sequence ATGATGTCGCTGGCCCAACCCACGACAGCCCGATGGCTGATCGGTGATCCCGATCCGGCACTGGTGGCTGCCGTCCGGCAGACCACGGGTATGGGTGAGTTGGCGGCGATCGCCTTGGTCCAAAAGGGCCTCGTCGAGCCAGAGGCGATCTATGACTTCCTTCATCCCTCCCTCGACGACCTCCATCCCCCACAGCTCCTCCCCGATTACGAAAAGGCTCGCGACGAGATCCTCGGTGCGAAGGAACGGGGCGATCGAATCTACGTTCACGGCGATTACGACGTGGATGGCCTGACCAGTGCCACACTCCTGACCCGATTTCTCCGCAAAATCGGCTGCGATGTGGAAGTCCATGTTCCCCACCGCATGAAGGAGGGATACGGCATCCACGAGGATTCCGTGTATGACGCGCATCGCTGTGGCGCCAAGCTATTCCTTACGTGCGACTGCGGCAGCAACTCCCACGACCAAATCGCCCTCGCCCACCAGCTTGGAATGCGTGTCGTCGTCACCGATCACCACGAACTTAGCCGTGGCATCCCAGAAGCCGAAGCCGTCGTCAACCCCCATCGGATCGACAACACCTATCCATTTCCCCACCTGAGCGGGGTTGGCGTTGCGTTCAAACTCGCCGGCGGCCTGGCCGAGGAACTTGGCTACCAGCTGGCTCATTTCTATCGCGCCTACCTGGACCTGGTCGTGCTCGGCACGGTTGCCGACGTTATGCCGCTCGTTGGCGAGAATCGGATCATTGCGCGCTACGGCCTAGAGCAGCTCCGCCAGACGAAAAAGGTCGGGCTCAAAGCTCTGATGCAGGTGGCGAATGTGACCCCCGACCGACCCATCCGGGCCGGCCACATCGGCTTCCAGCTTGCGCCGCGCCTCAACGCGATCGGTCGCATTGACGATGCCGCCGTTGCCCTCCGCCTATTGATGGCGGACGATCCGGAAGAAGCTTGGAACCTCGCCGTAGAGGTTGACCAAGCCAACACCCGGCGTCGGTCCGAACAGGAGCGGATTCTGGAGGAAGCGCTGCTTCAAGCCCAAGAGCTGGGAGTCGACAACCGATTTGTCATCGTGGTTGGGGCCGAAGGCTGGCATCCCGGCATCGTTGGCATCGTTGCCGGCAAGCTGACCGAGAAGCTTCATAGACCCGCGTTCGTTGCGGGAATCGATGGGGAGACCGGTATGGCGCGCGGTTCGGCGCGATCCATTGCGGGATTCCACCTCGCGGACGCCATCGAGGCCCACCGCCCACTATTTACGTCAGGCGGGGGTCACGAGCTTGCCGCCGGGTTCTCTTGTCCCGCCGATGGTATCGAAGCGCTGAGAAACAGCCTCGACCTCCATGCGAGAGGCTTGCTGCGGCCCGAGGACTTGGTGCCCACGATGAGGGCGGATGCAGAAATCGATGCCGATCGAATCGACTTTGCCTCGATTGCCGAGCTTTCGAAGCTTGAGCCGTTCGGGCTGGGCAACGCGCAGCCCAAGTTCGTCAGCCGCAATTTCGTTCTGTCGAAGGTCTCGGTGATCAAGGACGTTCATCTGTTTCTGGATTTCCTCACCCCGGGCGGAAAGTGCCTTCGTTGGAAATCGTGGTCGGGAGCGGAAGCCGCAGAAGGCTACAGAACCGGAGCACGCTTCGATGCCCTCTACTCGCTGGGTATCGACTCCTTCCAGGGCATCGACAGCATAGGCTTCGAGGTCTGCGACCTCCGGGAAGTTGCCTAG
- the epsG_1 gene encoding Type II secretion system protein G produces MKRIRKSKGFTLVEIMIVVLIIGILLAIAVPNFIKARETSRNKTCVANLKQIESAKEQWAMENKMGADDEPSEDDLLGAGGDGYLKSFPECPSGGDYTIGTISEDPACSVDGHAL; encoded by the coding sequence ATGAAACGAATTCGCAAATCGAAGGGCTTTACCCTCGTCGAAATCATGATCGTCGTCCTGATCATCGGCATTTTGCTGGCGATCGCCGTTCCCAACTTCATCAAGGCTCGAGAGACGAGCCGCAACAAGACCTGCGTCGCCAACCTGAAGCAAATCGAGTCGGCGAAGGAGCAGTGGGCGATGGAGAACAAGATGGGCGCTGACGACGAGCCGAGCGAGGATGACCTCCTTGGCGCCGGCGGCGATGGCTACCTCAAGTCGTTCCCAGAGTGCCCGAGCGGTGGCGACTACACCATTGGCACGATCAGCGAAGATCCTGCTTGCAGCGTCGACGGTCACGCTCTCTAA
- the pstA1 gene encoding Phosphate transport system permease protein PstA 1: MAQASFFESTSQYNRRKRKSALFGFVCAAAMALVLAVLILLLYILVRDGVSRVNLSFFTNFTSRIPENAGIKASLFGTLWIIGVASLFAVPIGIASAIYLEEYSRGRNRFVDFVKLNIANLAGVPSIVYGLLGLALFVRWMSLDRSILSGGLTMGLLILPVVIIVSQESLRAVPRSFREGAYALGATQWQVIAKQVLPNALPGILTGIILAVSRAIGETAPLIAIGAVSYIAEVPSGVRDRFTVLPIQIFDWTSRPQQGFHEAAAAGIVVLLGVLVSFNLVAILIRYRQRKRLGR, from the coding sequence ATGGCTCAAGCGTCGTTCTTCGAGTCCACGTCTCAGTACAATCGCCGCAAGCGGAAAAGCGCCCTTTTCGGCTTCGTCTGCGCGGCGGCGATGGCGCTCGTCCTGGCCGTCCTGATTCTCCTGCTTTACATCCTGGTTCGCGACGGAGTGTCGCGTGTCAACCTGAGCTTTTTTACGAACTTCACGTCGCGGATTCCTGAGAACGCCGGGATCAAGGCATCGCTGTTTGGCACGCTGTGGATTATCGGGGTGGCCAGTCTCTTTGCCGTGCCAATCGGTATCGCATCGGCGATCTACCTCGAGGAGTATTCCCGGGGCAGGAATCGGTTCGTTGATTTTGTCAAGCTGAACATCGCCAATCTGGCGGGTGTGCCATCCATCGTTTACGGCCTCCTCGGTTTGGCTCTCTTTGTTCGCTGGATGTCGCTGGATCGATCCATCCTTTCCGGCGGACTGACGATGGGGCTGTTGATTCTGCCGGTTGTCATTATCGTCTCGCAAGAATCACTGCGGGCTGTTCCCAGGTCCTTTCGTGAGGGCGCATATGCGCTGGGCGCCACGCAGTGGCAGGTTATCGCCAAACAAGTCCTTCCCAACGCATTGCCTGGAATCCTAACCGGGATTATCCTAGCCGTTAGCCGCGCGATCGGCGAAACTGCGCCGCTCATTGCGATCGGAGCGGTTTCGTACATCGCCGAAGTTCCGTCCGGGGTGCGGGACCGGTTCACGGTCTTGCCGATCCAGATTTTCGACTGGACAAGCCGCCCCCAGCAGGGCTTTCATGAGGCTGCAGCGGCGGGAATTGTCGTTCTCCTCGGCGTCCTCGTCAGCTTCAACCTGGTGGCCATTCTCATCCGGTATCGGCAGCGCAAGCGTCTCGGCCGGTAG
- the sphX gene encoding Protein SphX has product MASVNSGQLMRWRSERVIFLAILASAGVVLAGCGSNNGTSGGSSTGTTSGTSTTGTAAGSRADVIIDGSSTVEPLMSAISEEFTKTNSSISPSVGTSGTGGGFKKFVAGEIDISNASRPITPEEAEQAKAKGIEYIEIPIAFDGLTIVVNPKNTWAKDLTIAELKMMWEEGSKVSNWKEVRSGFPDKPLKLYGAGTDSGTFDYFTEAVNGKSKSSRADYQASEDDNTLVQGVSGDEGALGYFGFSYYEDNKEIVAAVAVDGGKGPVTPSFDTIQNGTYSPLSRPLFIYVNKKSLESKPGIEEMVKYIFAAGSDTILKEAGFVPLPQAAKDLVLKRLAERKTGTLFHGAEPGLKIEDILSREKG; this is encoded by the coding sequence ATGGCTTCGGTAAACTCCGGACAGCTTATGAGATGGCGATCAGAGAGGGTCATTTTTCTCGCAATCCTTGCCTCCGCGGGGGTCGTGTTGGCTGGTTGCGGTTCGAACAATGGGACCAGCGGAGGGAGCTCCACAGGAACAACAAGTGGGACATCGACGACCGGAACTGCGGCCGGCTCCAGGGCCGACGTCATCATCGATGGATCCAGCACCGTGGAACCGCTGATGTCGGCGATCTCGGAAGAGTTCACCAAGACCAACTCGTCTATCAGCCCCTCGGTTGGCACGTCTGGTACCGGCGGTGGCTTCAAGAAGTTCGTGGCGGGGGAAATCGATATCTCAAATGCGTCGAGGCCGATCACGCCAGAAGAGGCCGAGCAGGCGAAAGCCAAAGGGATCGAATACATCGAGATTCCCATTGCCTTCGACGGCCTCACCATCGTGGTCAACCCCAAGAACACCTGGGCCAAGGACCTAACGATCGCCGAGCTCAAGATGATGTGGGAAGAAGGCTCCAAGGTCAGCAACTGGAAGGAGGTCCGTTCCGGATTTCCGGACAAGCCCTTAAAGCTTTATGGGGCTGGGACCGACAGCGGAACGTTTGACTACTTCACGGAAGCCGTGAATGGCAAGTCGAAGTCGAGTCGAGCCGACTATCAGGCGAGCGAGGATGATAACACCCTGGTTCAAGGCGTTTCAGGTGACGAGGGTGCGTTGGGGTACTTCGGGTTCTCGTATTACGAGGACAACAAGGAAATTGTGGCGGCGGTGGCGGTGGATGGCGGCAAGGGTCCAGTTACTCCCTCGTTTGATACGATCCAAAACGGAACCTACTCGCCGCTCAGCCGGCCCCTGTTTATCTATGTCAACAAGAAGTCCCTGGAGTCCAAGCCCGGCATCGAGGAGATGGTCAAGTACATTTTCGCTGCCGGCTCGGACACCATTCTCAAGGAGGCAGGCTTTGTGCCACTGCCGCAGGCTGCCAAGGACTTGGTCCTCAAGAGACTGGCCGAGCGGAAAACGGGGACCCTCTTCCACGGGGCTGAGCCTGGCCTGAAGATCGAAGACATTCTGAGTCGCGAAAAAGGCTGA